A segment of the Desulfofundulus kuznetsovii DSM 6115 genome:
TGACATAACCCGCGCTCAGGTGTATATAATATGTTATACTGGTAGTTTTGCCGTCGAATTTAAGGAGGGTATGACTGGTGGCTCAGGTGAAGAGAATTATGATTAGCCTTCCCGACAATCTCCTGGCCGAGGTAGACGGGATTGTGGCTGCAGAAAGACTAAACAGGAGCGAACTGATCCGGGAGGCCATGCGCTTCTACATTGCCGAACGCAAGCGCCGGCAATTACGGGAGCAGATGAAAAAGGGGTATCAGGAAATGGCCAAAATCAACCGGGAATTAGCCGCTGAACACTACCGGCTGGAGGCGGAAGCGGTGGGACAATATGAGAAGGCGGAGGTAAAATAAATCAATGCAGGTCCGCCGTGGCGACATCTTTTATGCCGACCTCAGCCCGGTGGTGGGTTCGGAGCAGGGTGGTACCCGCCCCGTATTAATCCTTCAAAATGATATTGGCAACCAGTACAGCCCCACCACCATTGTGGCGGCCATTACTTCTCAAATTGCCAAGGCCAAGCTTCCCACCCATGTGGAAATGCCCGCAAGTCCGGGCGGACTGGAGAAGGATTCGGTAATCCTGCTGGAACAGATTCGCACCATTGACAAGAGCCGCCTGATGGAAAAAGTCACCTCCTTAAGTCGCGAAACCATGCTCAAAGTGAACCATGCCGTGGAAATCAGCCTGGGCCTGGTGGACATCTAGAGCGCCTGCAGCAGGTGCTTTTTCTTTTTGAGTGGGGGTGCTTTAATGCTGCCGGTAATTGGCATTACCTGCGCCTGGGATGAGGAGAAAACGCGGTTTTTTTTAAGCCGTTTTTATACCAAGGCGGTGGAAGCCGCCGGCGGGTTACCGTTATTGCTGCCGTACACCATAAGAGAGGCCGGTTTGAATACATGGCCGGAGCTTTTAGACGGGTTAATTCTCTCCGGGGGCGGTGATGTGGATCCCGTCCATTTCGGGGAAGAACCCCTGCCGGGTTGTGGAGAGATAAGCCCGGAACGGGACGACTTTGAGCTGAGCCTGGCCCGCCGGGCGTTATCTTTGGGCCTGCCCGTTTTGGGCATTTGCCGGGGTGCCCAGGTATTGAATATTGCCGCCGGGGGGGATATTTATCAGGATATTGTTACTCAGGTTCCGGGTTGTTTAAAGCACCAGCAGAAAGCCCCCCGCTGGTGCGCCACCCACGGAATAAAGGTTGAAGAAAACACCCGCCTGGCCAGGATATTTAATGCAGGTGTTATGCGGGTGAACAGCTTTCACCATCAAGCGGTACGACGGCCTGCTCCGGGGTTTATTGTTTCTGCCCGGTCCGTGGATGGTATTATCGAAGCCGTAGAAAGCACCGCCCGGGGTTTTGCCCTGGGGGTGCAGTGGCATCCCGAAACCATGTGGGAGCGGGACGGGCGCTTTTTAGGTATCTTTGCGGCCCTGGTGGATGCCGGACGGGAGTACAAAAGGCAAAAGGGGAGATGAGCAAGTATGCTGGCCATAACCGGTGGAAAAGTGATTACCATGACCGGAAAAATATACGAACCGGGCATGGTGCTTGTAGAGCAGGGCAAAATTGTCGCCGTGGGCCCTTTAAACAGGGTTCCGGCAGGGGCTGAGGTGGACGATGCTACCGGCTGTGTGGTAATGCCCGGGTTTATCGATGCCCACTGCCATGTGGGCGTGGCCGAGGAGATTTACCGGGAGGAGGGGGATGATACCAATGAATATACCGATCCGGTTACCCCTCACCTGCGGGCCATCGATGCCGTCTACCCTGCAGATTTGGGCTTTGAAGATGCCCGAGCCGGGGGAGTGACTACCGTAGCCACCGGTCCCGGCAGCGCCAATATCATCGGTGGGGAGATGGTGGCCCTCAAAACCGCCGGCCAGGTGGTCGACCGGATGGTGCTCCGGTCCCCGGTGGGCTTAAAAGCCGCCCTTGGTGAGAATCCCAAGCGCACTTACGGGCGCGAGAAAAAAATGCCCGCCACCCGCATGGCTTCGGCGGCCCTCTTAAGGGAGGCGCTGGCAAAAGCCCAGGATTACCAGCGCAAGCTGGAAACGGCGGCGGCCGGGCGGGGTGAACGTCCCGACCGGGATCTAAAAATGGAATCGCTGGTACGGGTGTTGCGGCGGGAAATTCCATTAAGGGTGCATGCCCACCGGGCCGATGACATTATGACCGCCCTGCGCATTGCCCGGGAATTCAATCTTTTGCTGGTAGTGGAGCATTGCACCGAAGGCTACCTGGTGGCGCAGGAACTGGCGGCCCATGGGGTGATGGCCGTCGTGGGGCCGATGATTACCAACCGGGCCAAGGTAGAGCTAAAAGGGATTTCCCTGCAAACTCCCCGGGCCCTGGCCGAGGCTGGTGTTACTTTTGCCATCATGACCGATCACCCGGTGGTGCCCATTCAGTATCTGGCCTTATCCGCCGCCCTGGCTGTCCGGGGTGGGCTGCCGGAGGAAAAGGCCCTGCGGGCCATTACCCTGGATGCGGCCAGGATCCTGGGCCTGGAAAACCGGCTGGGCAGCCTGGAGCCGGGTAAGGATGCCGATATAGTCGTGCTAAGCGGTTATCCCTTTGATCCCCGCACCCGGGTAATTAAAACCTATATTGATGGACGCCTGGTTTACAAGGATCTAACGTAGTTAACTTGGTGATGTTCTGCCAAGATAAAATAATATTAAAAACAAAAAAGTTATCATTAATGAAATGGAATGAGTAATGTTATGGAAACAATAAAATCAGGTAGTGATTTTTTTAAAGGAATATTGTGTGAATTATTTAAAAATACAGCCATATGAGTGAAATCATTGTTTTATTAAGAATTTATGGATAGCATGGCAGGATTAAATGACTCTGTGTCGAACATGTAATCAGAAACGGAAGGATTAAACTTCAATGTAAATTCATGTCATATTATGTCGGAGGTGCAGTGCGTGAGAAAAGAGACTCTTGATGTTCTAATAGTTGATGACCAACCCGGGGTGCGTTACTTATTGGACATACTTATCAGGGAATTTGGTCACCGGGTACATACCGCGGAGAACGGACTGGTGGCCATTGAGAAGGTGCGCCAGATTCACCCGGATGTTATTTTTATGGATGTAAGGATGCCTTTAATGGACGGCCTGGAGGCCCTGCGGCGCATTAGAAGGATTGCCCCGGACACCATTGTTATCATCATGACCGCCTACATTTCCGAACAGACCAAAGAGCAGGCACTGAAAAACGGGGCTCTTTGCTGCATGTCCAAACCCTTTGATATTGAAAAGGTTAAGGCATTGATCCAGGATTTGACCTGGAATCAAAAACAGAACTATTTTTGGGGTGAAAGTTACGTAATTTAAAATTTAAAGCAGGAAAAATTTTTTTGTTGACGAACAATTATACAATATACAAGTGAAAAAGTTTTATACCCATGGGGGTGCCCGGTACCGGCAAATCGCAGCCGATTTTAAGCTGGCATGACGGGCCATGGTTCTCTTGTGTTCGTGGGAAGTGCCGGGCTGAGAAAAGCGTTTCTCGCTTTACCCTTTGAACCTGATCTGGATCATACCAGCGTAGGGAAATGGGTAACCGGTAGCGTACTATACCCATCTCCTTATCAGGTGGATGGGTATTTTTTATGGGGGTGGTTCCGTGGGAGATCTTTACCGGGTCCTGGATGCCAATTTTAACCGCGCCCGGGAAGGGTTACGGGTGGTGGAAGAAGTAGCCCGTTTTGTTCTTGATGATGCCGGGATGACCATACGCATAAGGGATATGCGGCACCGCCTGGGTATATTGCAGGAAGGTTTTCCAGGACGGGGGGCGGTTCTGGTGCAGGCCCGGGATGTGGAGGGTGACGTGGCCGCCCCCGCCCCCCCGGCTGCGGGAGAGGAAAAGACCAATCTTATACAGCTGGTGATGGCCAACTTTAAGCGGGTGCAGGAAGCTACCCGGGTGCTGGAGGAGTATGCCCGCCTTTTGCCGTTAACCGCTCCCTTCAAGGAGATCCGCTATGCCGCTTATCTGGTGGAAAAGGAAATGGTGAGCCGCCTGGTGCAGTTGGACGCGAGTGAAGCTCCCTCTTGTAAACCGGGGGCCCGCAAAGTTGATTACAGCCTCTACGTGATTACGGGTGATAAGTTTAGCCGGGGCCGGCCGGTGGTGGAAGTGGCCCGGGCGGCTATTGAGGGCGGGGCAACAGTTTTACAGCTGCGGGAAAAAGATTTTACCGCGCGCCAGCTGATTGACGCAGGGCACCAGCTGCGCCGCCTGACCCGGGAGAAGGGAGTAACCTTTATTGTCAACGACCGGGTGGATGTAGCCCTGGCGGTGGGGGCCGACGGTGTACATTTGGGCCAGGATGATCTGCCCATCGGCATGGCCCGGCGCATTCTCGGCCCCGGCAAAATTATCGGCATTTCCACCCACAGTGTGGAACAGGCTCTGGAGGCCCAGCGGCAGGGAGCGGACTATATCGGCGTAGGTCCCGTATATGAAACCCGCACCAAGGATGATGTGCAGGCTCCGGTGGGTGTGGACCTGGTGCGCCAGGTGGCGTCGGTGGTAAGCATACCCAAAGTGGCCATCGGGGGCATCAAGGCACATAATGTAGAAGAGGTGATTGCCGCCGGGGCTGACGGGGTGGCAGTGATCACGGCAGTGGTGGCGGCAGAAGATGTATCCGGCGCTGCCCGCGAACTGCGTTCCCGGATCGATAATGCAAGGAGGTATTTGCCATGACCCAACTTTTAGCAGCCCGGGCAGGGGAAATAACGGCGGCCATGCGCCGGGTGTCTGAGAGAGAAAAAGTGCCGGTGGAGGAAATTTTAAAGAAGGTAGCTGCCGGAACGGTGGTTATTCCGGCCAATAAAAACCACGTCAGTCTTGATCCCTGCGGCATTGGAGAGGGGTTGCGGACGAAAATCAATGCCAACCTGGGCACATCCACCGCCTTTCCCGGCATTGAGGACGAATTAACCAAGCTGGAAGCTGCTTTAAAGGCTGGAACCGATGCGGTGATGGACCTGTCCACCGGAGGCGACCTGGACGGCTGCCGCCGGGCGATTCTTGCCAGGAGTTCCGTACCGGTGGGTACCGTGCCCATTTACCAGGCGGCTGTGGAAGCCCGGGAAAAACGGGGTGGTATTGTGAAGATGACGGCCGACGACCTTTTTGCCGTCATTGAAAAGCAGGCTGCCGATGGGGTGGACTTCATTACCGTGCACTGCGGGATCACCCTGGAGACCATTGGGCGCCTGCAAAGGCAGGGGCGCGTTACCGATATTGTCAGCCGGGGAGGCTCCTTTCTGGCCGGGTGGATGCTACACAACGAGCGGGAGAACCCCCTTTACGAACAGTTTGACCGCTTGCTGGAAATATGCCTGCGTTACGATGTCACCTTGAGCCTGGGGGACGGCCTGCGGCCGGGATGCCTGGCCGATGCCACCGACCGGGCCCAGATCCAGGAGTTAATTGTACTGGGCGAACTGGTGGACCGGGCACGGGCGGCGGGTGTGCAGGCCATGGTGGAAGGGCCGGGGCATGTTCCCCTGGACCAGGTGGCCGCCAATGTACAGGTGCAAAAGACGTTGTGCAACGGTGCTCCTTTTTACGTCCTGGGCCCTCTGGTTACCGACGTGGCTCCCGGCTACGATCACATTACCGCCGCCATTGGGGGAGCGCTGGCCGCCATGGCCGGGGCGGACTTCTTATGTTACGTAACCCCTTCCGAACACCTGGGGCTGCCTACTATAGATGATGTAAAGGAAGGGGTGGTGGCGTCCCGCATTGCCGCCCACGCGGCGGACCTGGTCAAGGGTGTGCCGGGAGCCCGGGAATGGGATCTGGCTATGGCCCGGGCCCGCAAGGCCCTGGACTGGGAGGCCCAGATTAATCTGGCCATTGATCCGGAAAAAGCCCGGGCATATCGTGAGAAGCGCAATCCCGCCGGGACTAAGGCCTGCACCATGTGCGGCGACTTCTGTGCCATGGAGATTGTGGCCAGATACCTGGGCGCGGAAAGGGTGGAAGAGTGCTAAAGGAATGCAATGTCGCTCGCTTCGTACAGAGCGGCGGCCATTTTCATCCACTGTTGGTGGCGCTGAAAGCGTGATGGGTGTCTACATGGCATTAAGGGGGTGGTAGAACTTTGAAGCTCGGCGATCTGGGCGAGTTTGGCCTCATAGACCGTTTGTCCCGGGATTTGATCAACCGGCCGGGTGAGGTGGTGCAGGGCATAGGGGATGACGCAGCGGTTTTAAACCTGGAAGGCCCCTGGTGGCTGCTGTTCACCACCGACATGCTGGTGGAAGGGGTCCACTTTTCGCTGGATTATGCCACCCCCGCCCAGGTAGGCATCAAGACTGTGGCGGTTAATGTGAGCGATATTGCGGCCATGGGTGGTTGGCCCACCCATGGCGTGATCTCCCTGGGCCTGCCCGCCCGCCTCTCCGTGGAGGAGGTGGAGGAACTTTACCAGGGGATCAGGCAGGCAGCGGGGGAATATAACCTCAACATCGTGGGCGGGGATACAGTGTTAAGTCCGGAGCGGCTGGTGATCAACGTGGCCCTGCTGGGGTTCGTGGAAAAAGGCCGGGCGGTCTACCGCAGCGGGGCCAGGGTGGGGGATTTGATCTACGTCACCGGCGGTCTGGGCAAATCCGCAGCCGGGCTGTACCTGTGCCGGCATCCGGATTTAACTATTGACCCCGGGATGGCAGCTTTCCTAAAGCGGGCTCACCTGGAGCCCCGGGCGAGATTGCGGGCCGGGCGGATTCTGTCCCGTGCCGGGGTTACGGCCATGGATGACGTCAGCGATGGCCTGGCCGCCGAACTGCGGGAAATCTGCCGGGCCAGCGGTGTGGGTTGCCGGGTGCGGGCGGAGGGTATTCCCGTGGATTTCCGGGTGAGAAGGGTGGCCGCCCTGGCCAATCACGATCCCCTGGATTGGGCCTTTTCCGGGGGGGAG
Coding sequences within it:
- a CDS encoding gamma-glutamyl-gamma-aminobutyrate hydrolase family protein — its product is MLPVIGITCAWDEEKTRFFLSRFYTKAVEAAGGLPLLLPYTIREAGLNTWPELLDGLILSGGGDVDPVHFGEEPLPGCGEISPERDDFELSLARRALSLGLPVLGICRGAQVLNIAAGGDIYQDIVTQVPGCLKHQQKAPRWCATHGIKVEENTRLARIFNAGVMRVNSFHHQAVRRPAPGFIVSARSVDGIIEAVESTARGFALGVQWHPETMWERDGRFLGIFAALVDAGREYKRQKGR
- a CDS encoding CopG family ribbon-helix-helix protein, with protein sequence MAQVKRIMISLPDNLLAEVDGIVAAERLNRSELIREAMRFYIAERKRRQLREQMKKGYQEMAKINRELAAEHYRLEAEAVGQYEKAEVK
- the thiC gene encoding phosphomethylpyrimidine synthase ThiC, with the protein product MTQLLAARAGEITAAMRRVSEREKVPVEEILKKVAAGTVVIPANKNHVSLDPCGIGEGLRTKINANLGTSTAFPGIEDELTKLEAALKAGTDAVMDLSTGGDLDGCRRAILARSSVPVGTVPIYQAAVEAREKRGGIVKMTADDLFAVIEKQAADGVDFITVHCGITLETIGRLQRQGRVTDIVSRGGSFLAGWMLHNERENPLYEQFDRLLEICLRYDVTLSLGDGLRPGCLADATDRAQIQELIVLGELVDRARAAGVQAMVEGPGHVPLDQVAANVQVQKTLCNGAPFYVLGPLVTDVAPGYDHITAAIGGALAAMAGADFLCYVTPSEHLGLPTIDDVKEGVVASRIAAHAADLVKGVPGAREWDLAMARARKALDWEAQINLAIDPEKARAYREKRNPAGTKACTMCGDFCAMEIVARYLGAERVEEC
- the thiL gene encoding thiamine-phosphate kinase, whose product is MKLGDLGEFGLIDRLSRDLINRPGEVVQGIGDDAAVLNLEGPWWLLFTTDMLVEGVHFSLDYATPAQVGIKTVAVNVSDIAAMGGWPTHGVISLGLPARLSVEEVEELYQGIRQAAGEYNLNIVGGDTVLSPERLVINVALLGFVEKGRAVYRSGARVGDLIYVTGGLGKSAAGLYLCRHPDLTIDPGMAAFLKRAHLEPRARLRAGRILSRAGVTAMDDVSDGLAAELREICRASGVGCRVRAEGIPVDFRVRRVAALANHDPLDWAFSGGEDFELVFTVPPDLARGVEEKLAAAGEECRCIGEVVPAEKGMVLELAGGRCVPLEARGYDHFAP
- a CDS encoding type II toxin-antitoxin system PemK/MazF family toxin; the encoded protein is MQVRRGDIFYADLSPVVGSEQGGTRPVLILQNDIGNQYSPTTIVAAITSQIAKAKLPTHVEMPASPGGLEKDSVILLEQIRTIDKSRLMEKVTSLSRETMLKVNHAVEISLGLVDI
- a CDS encoding amidohydrolase; translation: MLAITGGKVITMTGKIYEPGMVLVEQGKIVAVGPLNRVPAGAEVDDATGCVVMPGFIDAHCHVGVAEEIYREEGDDTNEYTDPVTPHLRAIDAVYPADLGFEDARAGGVTTVATGPGSANIIGGEMVALKTAGQVVDRMVLRSPVGLKAALGENPKRTYGREKKMPATRMASAALLREALAKAQDYQRKLETAAAGRGERPDRDLKMESLVRVLRREIPLRVHAHRADDIMTALRIAREFNLLLVVEHCTEGYLVAQELAAHGVMAVVGPMITNRAKVELKGISLQTPRALAEAGVTFAIMTDHPVVPIQYLALSAALAVRGGLPEEKALRAITLDAARILGLENRLGSLEPGKDADIVVLSGYPFDPRTRVIKTYIDGRLVYKDLT
- a CDS encoding response regulator, translating into MSEVQCVRKETLDVLIVDDQPGVRYLLDILIREFGHRVHTAENGLVAIEKVRQIHPDVIFMDVRMPLMDGLEALRRIRRIAPDTIVIIMTAYISEQTKEQALKNGALCCMSKPFDIEKVKALIQDLTWNQKQNYFWGESYVI
- a CDS encoding thiamine phosphate synthase; the encoded protein is MGIFYGGGSVGDLYRVLDANFNRAREGLRVVEEVARFVLDDAGMTIRIRDMRHRLGILQEGFPGRGAVLVQARDVEGDVAAPAPPAAGEEKTNLIQLVMANFKRVQEATRVLEEYARLLPLTAPFKEIRYAAYLVEKEMVSRLVQLDASEAPSCKPGARKVDYSLYVITGDKFSRGRPVVEVARAAIEGGATVLQLREKDFTARQLIDAGHQLRRLTREKGVTFIVNDRVDVALAVGADGVHLGQDDLPIGMARRILGPGKIIGISTHSVEQALEAQRQGADYIGVGPVYETRTKDDVQAPVGVDLVRQVASVVSIPKVAIGGIKAHNVEEVIAAGADGVAVITAVVAAEDVSGAARELRSRIDNARRYLP